A window of Leptotrichia wadei contains these coding sequences:
- a CDS encoding aminopeptidase, with protein MTKENLWKSYTDEQKKVIFEFAEDYKKYLDLAKTEREFVDLTEKELIKNGFIDINKKSELKKGDKIYFKNRNKNIIAVIIGNDIKNGINMIVSHVDSPRLDLKPNPVMEDEEFALLNTHYYGGIKKYQWAATPLALHGVVFLKSGEKVSLSIGEHDDEPVFSVPDILPHLSYNVQDERKARDVIKGEELKLLFGNMPVNDKNVNKKIKQFVLDKLKKDYGIEEDDFFTAELEVVPAGKLRDVGLDQSMIGGYGQDDRICAFTSLRALLEIKETKKTVMIYLTDKEEIGSEGSTSLKSTLPEYIVGKMLLLTEKNYNDQILRETLWNSKALSSDVTAAMNPVFKSAHDVENVARLSYGLAFAKYTGSRGKSMANDADAEFIQEIRQIFDKNEIKYQSGGFGKVDEGGGGTVAKFLAYYGIRTIDAGPALLSMHSLFEISSKADLYETYRAYRVFFELN; from the coding sequence ATGACAAAGGAAAATTTGTGGAAAAGTTATACAGATGAACAAAAAAAAGTAATATTTGAATTTGCTGAAGACTACAAAAAATATTTAGATTTGGCAAAAACTGAGCGAGAATTTGTGGATCTGACAGAAAAAGAGCTTATAAAAAATGGATTTATTGATATTAATAAAAAAAGTGAATTGAAAAAGGGGGATAAAATCTATTTTAAGAATAGAAATAAAAATATTATTGCGGTAATTATCGGAAATGATATAAAAAACGGGATTAATATGATTGTTTCCCACGTGGATTCTCCAAGACTGGATTTAAAGCCCAATCCAGTAATGGAAGATGAAGAATTTGCACTATTGAATACACATTATTATGGTGGAATTAAAAAGTATCAATGGGCTGCGACTCCATTGGCATTGCACGGCGTTGTTTTTCTAAAAAGTGGAGAAAAAGTTTCACTTTCAATTGGAGAGCATGATGATGAGCCTGTATTTAGTGTGCCTGACATATTGCCGCATTTGTCGTATAATGTGCAGGATGAAAGAAAGGCAAGGGATGTAATAAAAGGTGAAGAATTAAAATTGTTATTTGGGAATATGCCTGTAAATGATAAAAATGTAAATAAAAAAATAAAACAGTTTGTGCTTGATAAATTGAAAAAAGATTATGGAATAGAAGAAGATGACTTTTTTACTGCAGAGCTAGAAGTTGTGCCTGCTGGAAAATTGCGAGATGTGGGGCTTGATCAGAGCATGATTGGAGGGTATGGACAAGATGACAGAATTTGTGCATTTACTTCACTTAGGGCTTTGCTTGAAATAAAGGAAACTAAAAAAACTGTTATGATTTATTTGACAGATAAGGAAGAAATTGGAAGTGAAGGTTCGACAAGTTTGAAATCAACATTGCCTGAATATATTGTAGGAAAAATGCTTTTACTTACAGAAAAAAACTATAATGATCAGATATTAAGGGAAACTTTGTGGAATTCTAAAGCCTTGTCGTCAGATGTTACTGCTGCGATGAATCCAGTGTTTAAATCTGCCCATGATGTTGAAAATGTGGCACGGTTATCTTATGGACTGGCATTTGCTAAATATACTGGAAGCCGTGGAAAATCTATGGCAAATGATGCTGATGCTGAGTTTATTCAAGAAATAAGACAGATATTTGATAAAAATGAAATTAAATATCAATCGGGTGGATTTGGAAAAGTTGATGAAGGTGGAGGAGGAACTGTTGCGAAGTTTTTGGCTTACTACGGAATTAGAACGATAGATGCAGGACCAGCGCTTTTATCAATGCACTCTTTATTTGAAATTTCATCAAAAGCGGACTTGTATGAAACATATAGGGCATATAGAGTGTTTTTTGAACTAAATTAG